The Brassica napus cultivar Da-Ae chromosome C7, Da-Ae, whole genome shotgun sequence genome has a segment encoding these proteins:
- the LOC106445825 gene encoding monooxygenase 1-like: protein MEEIGIVIVGGGIAGLATSLALHRKGIKSVVLERAEKVRSEGAGIGTLTNGWRALDQLGVSDRLRLTSNLIHKARTMLIEDGKKKREFVLNIKDEARCIRRNDLVDALADALPDGTIRLNSQIVSIQEDEITSFPIVHLSNGNTIKAKVLIGCDGANSIVSDYLRLGPIKAFACRAVRGFTNYPNGHGFPHELLRMKTGNVLVGRLPLNDNQVFWFVVHMQDSQHNGKDQKSIANVTLKWVDKLSEDWKEMVKRCDVESLTLTHLRYRSPWEIMFGKFRRGTVTVAGDAMHVMGPFLGQGGSAALEDAVVLARCLARKLGPDHGDLLKDCSVKSIGEAIDEYVSERRMRLVGLSTQTYLTGRSLQTQSMVVRIMFIVLLVLLFGRDQIHHTKYDCGRL from the exons ATGGAAGAAATCGGAATAGTTATTGTCGGCGGCGGAATCGCTGGTCTCGCCACTTCGCTTGCTCTTCATAG GAAAGGAATAAAGAGTGTTGTGTTGGAGAGAGCCGAGAAAGTGAGGTCGGAAGGAGCTGGAATTGGAACTCTTACTAATGGTTGGAGAGCTCTTGATCAGCTTGGCGTCTCTGATCGTCTTCGTCTCACGTCTAATCTTATTCACAA AGCACGGACCATGTTGATTGAGGATGGGAAGAAAAAACGAGAATTCGTTTTAAACATCAA AGACGAAGCTCGTTGTATTAGAAGGAACGATCTGGTTGATGCCTTAGCCGATGCTCTCCCTGATGGAACCATCCGGTTGAATTCCCAAATTGTTTCGATCCAAGAGGACGAAATTACGTCGTTTCCAATCGTTCACTTGTCCAATGGCAATACGATCAAAGCCAAG GTCTTGATTGGATGTGATGGTGCAAATTCCATCGTCAGTGACTATCTCCGGTTAGGCCCTATAAAGGCATTTGCTTGTCGTGCGGTGAGAGGGTTCACTAATTACCCAAACGGCCATGGATTTCCACATGAGCTTTTAAGGATGAAAACAGGAAACGTTTTAGTGGGAAGACTCCCTTTGAACGATAACCAAGTCTTTTGGTTTGTAGTGCATATGCAAGACAGTCAACACAACGGTAAGGATCAAAAATCGATCGCAAATGTGACTCTAAAATGGGTCGATAAGTTATCCGAAGACTGGAAAGAAATGGTGAAAAGATGCGATGTGGAGTCATTAACGTTGACACACTTAAGGTACCGTTCCCCGTGGGAAATCATGTTCGGGAAATTTCGACGTGGGACCGTGACTGTAGCTGGCGATGCAATGCACGTTATGGGTCCATTCCTCGGACAAGGAGGCTCGGCTGCGCTAGAGGATGCGGTTGTTCTGGCTAGATGTCTAGCTAGGAAATTGGGTCCGGACCATGGAGACTTGTTAAAGGATTGTTCGGTGAAAAGCATTGGAGAAGCTATTGATGAATATGTGAGTGAACGTAGGATGAGACTAGTCGGGCTTTCGACGCAGACGTATTTGACGGGACGGTCACTACAAACGCAGTCAATGGTCGTCAGGATCATGTTTATTGTGCTGTTGGTGCTGTTGTTTGGGCGTGATCAGATTCATCATACTAAATACGATTGCGGCCGACTCTAA
- the LOC106445826 gene encoding 60S ribosome subunit biogenesis protein NIP7 homolog: protein MRPLDENETTVVFEKIFKFVGNNLKNIVENPSHEGPESDPGRYCFRLQKNRVYYASESLVKRATNISRKSLVSLGTCIGKYTHAGSFHLTIMSLNLLAANAKHKVWLKPTSEMSFLYGNHVLKGGLGRITDSIVPGDGVVVFSMSDVPLGFGIAAKSTQDCRKLDPNGIVVLHQADIGEYLRDEDEL, encoded by the coding sequence atgaggCCTTTAGACGAGAACGAGACGACCGTCGTCTTCGAGAAGATCTTCAAATTCGTGGGCAACAACCTCAAGAACATCGTCGAGAACCCCTCCCACGAAGGACCCGAATCAGATCCCGGCCGCTACTGCTTCCGCCTCCAGAAGAACAGAGTCTACTACGCGAGCGAGTCCCTCGTGAAGCGAGCCACGAACATCTCCCGCAAAAGCCTGGTCTCCCTCGGGACCTGCATCGGGAAGTACACCCACGCGGGGAGCTTCCACCTGACGATCATGTCGCTCAACCTCTTGGCGGCGAACGCGAAGCACAAGGTGTGGCTGAAACCCACCTCGGAGATGTCGTTTCTCTACGGGAACCACGTGCTGAAAGGAGGGCTAGGGAGGATTACTGATAGCATCGTCCCCGGAGATGGAGTTGTCGTGTTCTCCATGTCTGATGTTCCGTTGGGGTTTGGTATTGCGGCGAAGAGTACGCAGGACTGTCGGAAGTTGGATCCGAATGGTATCGTTGTGCTTCATCAGGCTGATATTGGAGAGTATTTGAGGGATGAAGACGAGCTTTGA